A single genomic interval of Eurosta solidaginis isolate ZX-2024a chromosome 3, ASM4086904v1, whole genome shotgun sequence harbors:
- the LOC137246227 gene encoding uncharacterized protein C6orf136 homolog, with the protein MALAIVSHVSCGSIKRFKLLHRVRLLYTLNDACNHFRDFKFNENTSHCCRTHNPLSRHILQIVPQHGHLLRKENISNSKNVSQPRLEDLDRVFRVLQETLPKLFVEPLDYSIYSPDLVFENNITGKQTIGLYHYVKQIALLRTVGHLKYAYVKLEVLKITKHTEDFTVRIRWRVRGISGLKVMLTFWKYKLWAIKEMFEDQESWYDGFSVCYLGADGLIHKHVVDKVMPDQSNQPVEPESGNALPTGSVAVTSSKL; encoded by the coding sequence ATGGCCTTAGCAATCGTTTCCCACGTCTCCTGCGGGTCCATAAAGAGATTTAAGCTTTTGCATCGTGTAAGATTATTGTATACATTGAATGATGCTTGCAATCATTTTAGAGATTTCAAATTCAATGAAAATACCTCACATTGCTGTCGTACACATAATCCACTAAGTAGACATATTTTGCAAATAGTTCCTCAGCATGGGCATCTGCTCCGTAAAGAAAACATTTCGAATTCCAAGAACGTTAGTCAACCTCGATTAGAAGATCTTGACCGAGTTTTTAGAGTGCTTCAAGAAACTTTGCCCAAATTATTTGTGGAACCACTTGACTATTCGATATACAGTCCGGATTTGGTATTTGAAAACAATATAACCGGTAAACAGACAATTGGATTATATCACTATGTGAAACAAATTGCTCTTCTCCGCACAGTAGGACATTTAAAATATGCTTACGTTAAGTTAGAGGTGCTCAAAATCACAAAACATACTGAAGATTTTACAGTGAGAATTCGATGGAGGGTGCGTGGTATATCTGGCCTTAAAGTTATGCTAACATTCTGGAAATACAAGCTTTGGGCCATTAAAGAAATGTTTGAAGACCAAGAATCGTGGTATGATGGATTTTCTGTGTGTTATTTGGGTGCTGATGGACTTATACATAAACACGTGGTGGATAAAGTAATGCCGGATCAGAGCAACCAACCCGTAGAACCAGAGTCAGGAAACGCTTTGCCTACTGGTTCCGTAGCTGTTACATCATCGAAACTGTGA